A window from Azoarcus sp. DD4 encodes these proteins:
- a CDS encoding acetyl-CoA C-acyltransferase has product MTDAVIVSYARTALTKSFRGGFNATHGATLAAAPIRAALAAARIAADEVEDLILGCGFPEGATGLNIARQAVHAAGLPDGVPGLTVNRFCASGLQSVALAAQRIASGEGETFIAGGVESISAIAPHMNRHLLEDSALRAARPAVYWGMLETAEEVARRYRMSRERQDEYGVRSQQLAAAAQASGRLAEEIVPVHTRMDVFDPKTREPVGQRDLTVTADEGIRADTTLAGVSDIRPAIEGGTVAAGNASQLSDGAAAVVVMSSRRAEQLGLEPLGRFRAFAVAGCEPEVMGIGPVHAVPKLLARTGLKVEDIDLWELNEAFAVQVLHCADVLGIPLDRLNVNGGAIALGHPYGVSGARLIGSGLLEARRRQVKRVVVTMCIGGGMGAAGLFETL; this is encoded by the coding sequence ATGACCGACGCCGTCATCGTTTCCTACGCGCGAACTGCGCTTACCAAGTCCTTTCGTGGAGGGTTCAATGCGACGCACGGCGCGACACTCGCCGCCGCCCCCATCCGGGCAGCCCTCGCCGCCGCGCGCATTGCCGCCGACGAAGTCGAGGACCTCATCCTCGGTTGCGGCTTTCCGGAAGGCGCAACCGGTCTCAACATCGCGCGCCAGGCCGTACATGCCGCCGGACTGCCGGATGGCGTTCCCGGCCTGACCGTCAACCGCTTCTGCGCCAGCGGCCTGCAGTCGGTGGCGCTCGCTGCGCAACGCATCGCCAGTGGTGAAGGCGAAACCTTCATCGCCGGCGGCGTCGAATCCATCAGTGCGATCGCGCCCCACATGAACCGCCACCTGCTCGAGGACAGTGCGTTGCGCGCGGCTCGCCCGGCGGTGTACTGGGGGATGCTCGAAACGGCGGAGGAAGTCGCGCGCCGCTATCGAATGAGCCGCGAGCGGCAGGACGAATACGGCGTGCGCAGCCAGCAGTTGGCCGCGGCCGCGCAGGCAAGCGGCCGGCTGGCCGAAGAGATCGTGCCGGTGCACACCCGCATGGACGTCTTCGATCCGAAGACCCGCGAGCCGGTCGGCCAGCGCGACCTCACCGTGACCGCGGACGAAGGCATCCGCGCCGACACGACACTGGCCGGCGTCAGCGACATCCGCCCGGCGATCGAAGGCGGCACCGTCGCCGCCGGCAACGCCAGCCAGTTGTCCGACGGCGCCGCGGCCGTGGTCGTCATGAGCAGCCGCCGCGCCGAGCAGCTCGGGCTGGAACCGCTGGGCCGCTTCCGCGCATTCGCCGTCGCCGGCTGCGAACCGGAAGTGATGGGGATCGGGCCGGTCCACGCGGTTCCCAAGCTCCTCGCCCGCACCGGACTCAAGGTGGAAGACATCGATCTGTGGGAGCTGAACGAAGCCTTCGCCGTCCAGGTACTGCACTGCGCCGACGTGCTGGGCATCCCGCTGGATCGGCTCAACGTGAATGGCGGCGCCATCGCGCTCGGGCACCCGTATGGCGTTTCCGGCGCCCGCCTGATTGGTTCCGGCCTGCTTGAAGCCCGGCGCCGGCAGGTAAAGCGCGTGGTGGTGACCATGTGCATCGGCGGCGGCATGGGTGCCGCCGGTCTGTTCGAAACGCTGTGA
- a CDS encoding DUF1302 domain-containing protein: protein MYERRKTRFAARSSGVLTAVAMGVLSFGAGVPTSHAFQLDTADPDLQIRWDNTVKYTAGWRVKGQDAGLVDQVNANDGNLNFDRGLISNRLDLLSELDVVYRNFGLRLSGAAWYDSVYMGHNDRPNDGTNNPGSVDYDEFTDRARRIHGRRAELLDAFVFGRFDLADKPTTVRLGRHAQVWGESLFFGANAIAGAMAPVDVVKLSSVPSTQFKEAIRPVSQLSGQVQLSSDVSLGAYYQLRWEANRLPAAGSYFSGVDTAPTGGERLLLGLPVPPFAAADARQLADEEAKDSGQGGVQLKLRAGETDLGFYLVRFHSKSFQQVVNLGLMGPAVTPVSYRLNYHEGITALGASFSRTFGDLNLAGEASVRRNQDLASSQAVDTSALGGAATNNSSNPAYAVGKTAHVNLSALWSVPPSELFPEATFVGEIAWNRVLEVTKNKSALDPNATRDAVALRMTFEPTYRQVLPGLDISVPVGIGYSPRGSRSMALGPGVMPADGGGDISLGINGIYLDQWRISLNYTHYYGAADQFLTDASTFSYKQYMKDRDFVTFSVNRSF from the coding sequence ATGTACGAAAGAAGGAAGACGAGGTTTGCCGCGCGGTCGTCGGGCGTATTGACGGCGGTCGCGATGGGGGTGCTGTCGTTCGGCGCAGGCGTGCCTACATCGCACGCTTTCCAGCTCGACACGGCTGATCCCGATCTGCAAATACGTTGGGACAACACGGTGAAGTACACCGCCGGGTGGCGCGTCAAGGGCCAGGACGCCGGCTTGGTGGACCAGGTGAACGCCAATGACGGAAATCTGAATTTCGATCGAGGCTTGATCAGCAACCGACTGGACCTGCTGTCCGAACTCGACGTCGTGTACCGCAACTTCGGCCTGCGTCTGTCCGGCGCTGCGTGGTACGACAGTGTCTATATGGGGCATAACGATCGTCCCAACGACGGCACCAACAACCCCGGTTCGGTTGATTACGACGAGTTCACCGATCGTGCACGTCGCATTCACGGGCGCAGGGCGGAGCTGCTCGACGCCTTCGTGTTCGGTCGATTCGATCTGGCCGACAAACCGACAACGGTCCGGCTCGGCCGACATGCCCAGGTGTGGGGCGAGAGCCTCTTCTTCGGGGCCAACGCGATCGCCGGCGCCATGGCTCCGGTCGACGTGGTCAAGCTGTCCTCGGTGCCGAGCACGCAGTTCAAGGAGGCCATCCGCCCGGTCAGCCAGCTGTCCGGGCAGGTCCAGCTGTCGTCCGACGTGTCGCTCGGCGCCTACTACCAGTTGCGCTGGGAGGCCAACCGGCTGCCGGCGGCGGGCAGCTATTTTTCCGGCGTCGATACCGCGCCGACCGGTGGGGAGCGCCTGCTGCTTGGGCTGCCGGTGCCCCCGTTCGCCGCGGCCGATGCGCGGCAGCTTGCCGACGAGGAGGCCAAGGATTCCGGGCAGGGCGGCGTACAACTGAAATTGAGGGCGGGCGAGACCGACCTCGGTTTCTATCTGGTCCGCTTCCATAGCAAGAGTTTTCAGCAGGTCGTCAATCTCGGTCTGATGGGGCCGGCGGTCACGCCGGTTTCGTACCGGCTGAATTACCACGAGGGCATCACCGCACTCGGTGCGAGTTTCAGCCGGACATTCGGAGACCTCAACCTGGCCGGCGAGGCGTCCGTCCGCCGTAATCAAGACCTGGCGAGCAGCCAGGCCGTCGATACCAGCGCGCTCGGTGGGGCGGCCACCAACAACAGCAGCAATCCCGCCTACGCGGTGGGCAAGACTGCCCATGTAAACCTTTCGGCCTTGTGGTCGGTACCGCCCAGCGAATTGTTCCCCGAGGCGACTTTCGTCGGCGAGATCGCATGGAACCGGGTTCTCGAGGTCACCAAGAACAAGTCGGCGCTGGACCCCAACGCAACGAGGGATGCGGTTGCCTTGCGGATGACCTTCGAACCCACCTATCGGCAGGTGCTGCCCGGTCTGGACATCAGCGTTCCTGTCGGTATCGGTTACTCGCCCAGAGGGTCGCGTTCGATGGCGCTGGGGCCCGGGGTGATGCCGGCCGACGGTGGCGGCGACATCTCGCTCGGCATCAACGGCATCTATCTCGATCAGTGGCGCATCAGCCTCAACTACACCCATTACTACGGCGCGGCAGACCAGTTCCTGACGGACGCGAGCACCTTCAGCTACAAGCAGTACATGAAGGATCGCGACTTCGTCACGTTCTCGGTGAACCGCAGCTTCTGA
- a CDS encoding DUF1329 domain-containing protein, with protein sequence MTRKARIAFVSVAAAVGLAIGMPVAHGADAAKLKATLTPFGAERAGNKDGSIPAWEGGYSNSKEGINAAGRRIDPFASDKPLYAISAKNMAQYEGKLSEGIKAMLQKYPDFRLDVYPTRRTAAAPQWVYDNTARNAAEGKLVDGGAGPQPANVYGGVPFPIPSSGIEAVWNHELRWRPPSFQVDRFHGYMVTAEGRPVQVLESTNEEQTAYYLKDGEKQFNGEYWLVRSFNSGPPIRAGEGIVGRQNLDESKTSTWVYLTGQRRVRKLPNSCCDTPTPFSAGIVSFDEVTVFNARKDRFNWKLVGKQEMYIPYNSNRTLVPAKDADVVGAHFLNPDHVRWELHRVWVVEATLKEGERHTSPKSRYYLDEDTWTAVLADRWDANGALWRVPFMLPIVMPEVPAVMGMVWGAYDLNSGSMFVNRLVNESPNQIRVTEPFRDSIFTPDGMVGAGVR encoded by the coding sequence ATGACACGCAAGGCACGCATCGCGTTTGTATCGGTGGCAGCTGCAGTGGGGCTGGCGATCGGAATGCCGGTCGCACACGGCGCCGACGCAGCGAAGCTCAAGGCCACGCTGACCCCTTTCGGCGCGGAACGCGCGGGCAACAAGGACGGCAGCATTCCGGCCTGGGAAGGCGGTTACAGCAATTCCAAGGAGGGCATCAATGCCGCCGGGCGCCGTATCGACCCCTTCGCGTCCGACAAGCCGCTCTACGCCATCTCCGCGAAGAACATGGCGCAGTACGAAGGCAAGCTGTCCGAAGGCATCAAGGCGATGCTGCAGAAGTACCCCGACTTCCGGCTCGATGTCTATCCGACCCGGCGTACCGCGGCCGCCCCCCAGTGGGTCTATGACAACACCGCACGCAATGCGGCCGAAGGCAAGCTGGTCGATGGCGGCGCGGGGCCGCAGCCGGCCAACGTGTATGGTGGCGTTCCCTTTCCCATTCCGTCGTCCGGCATCGAAGCCGTCTGGAATCACGAGCTTCGCTGGCGACCGCCGTCCTTCCAGGTCGACCGCTTCCACGGCTACATGGTGACGGCGGAAGGGCGTCCCGTTCAGGTGCTGGAATCGACCAACGAGGAGCAGACCGCGTACTACCTCAAGGATGGGGAGAAGCAGTTCAACGGCGAGTACTGGCTGGTTCGCTCGTTCAACTCCGGGCCGCCGATCCGTGCCGGCGAGGGCATCGTCGGCCGCCAGAACCTCGACGAGAGCAAGACCAGCACCTGGGTGTATCTCACCGGCCAGCGCCGGGTCCGCAAGCTGCCGAACTCCTGCTGCGACACGCCGACGCCTTTCTCGGCGGGGATCGTGAGCTTTGACGAGGTCACCGTCTTCAATGCGCGCAAGGACCGCTTCAACTGGAAGCTGGTGGGCAAGCAGGAGATGTACATCCCGTACAACAGCAATCGCACCCTGGTGCCGGCCAAGGATGCGGACGTTGTCGGCGCCCACTTCCTCAACCCCGACCATGTGCGCTGGGAGTTGCACCGCGTGTGGGTGGTGGAGGCGACGCTGAAGGAGGGCGAGCGCCACACCTCGCCGAAGAGCCGCTACTACCTGGACGAAGACACCTGGACCGCCGTGCTGGCCGACCGCTGGGATGCCAACGGCGCGCTCTGGCGGGTGCCTTTCATGCTGCCGATCGTGATGCCCGAGGTGCCGGCGGTAATGGGCATGGTGTGGGGCGCCTACGACCTCAATTCCGGCTCCATGTTCGTCAATCGCCTGGTGAATGAAAGCCCGAACCAGATCCGGGTGACCGAACCCTTCCGAGATTCGATCTTCACGCCGGACGGCATGGTGGGGGCAGGGGTGCGCTGA
- a CDS encoding YCF48-related protein, whose amino-acid sequence MLVGERARQVAFQSLAVADRQVFAVGERGIALYSDDAGKMWRQGQVPVSVTLTAVSMLTPQVGWAVGHGGVVLRTEDGGRNWSRQLDGFAAIRLLQEAAADEVDVELRERRTALAQRLAEEGADKPLFAVHALDRQTVVVVGAFNTAFVSRDGGRQWSSLADQLPNPREGHWYAVAGGGQRFYIAGEFGLLLGSQDAGRSFERVTLPYEGSLFALAEDGRRLVVGGLRGNAFVSEDGGRNWRPVTGLGEASITAIRTEPDGSFLIGDQAGALWRLAAEGTRAERLPAPVLPPVTDLARTPDGAVVVSSVAGVIRLGDTTGERTK is encoded by the coding sequence ATGCTGGTGGGCGAGCGCGCCCGGCAGGTGGCCTTTCAGTCGCTTGCGGTGGCGGATCGGCAGGTCTTTGCCGTGGGTGAGCGCGGCATCGCGCTGTATTCGGACGATGCCGGCAAGATGTGGCGGCAGGGGCAGGTCCCGGTGTCGGTGACGCTGACTGCCGTGTCCATGCTGACGCCCCAGGTGGGATGGGCCGTCGGCCATGGTGGCGTGGTCTTGCGCACCGAGGACGGTGGGCGGAACTGGTCGCGCCAGCTCGACGGCTTCGCCGCCATCCGCTTGCTGCAGGAGGCTGCAGCCGACGAGGTGGATGTCGAGCTTCGCGAGCGGCGTACGGCCCTGGCCCAGCGTCTGGCCGAAGAGGGCGCTGACAAACCGCTTTTCGCTGTCCATGCGCTCGACCGCCAGACGGTCGTCGTCGTCGGCGCTTTCAACACGGCCTTTGTCAGCCGCGATGGCGGCAGGCAATGGTCGTCGCTGGCGGACCAATTGCCCAATCCCCGCGAAGGGCATTGGTACGCCGTTGCCGGCGGCGGGCAGCGTTTCTACATCGCCGGCGAGTTCGGTCTGCTGCTGGGATCGCAGGATGCCGGCCGCAGTTTCGAGCGCGTCACCCTGCCTTATGAGGGGAGCCTGTTCGCGTTGGCCGAGGACGGCCGGCGGCTGGTCGTGGGCGGTCTGCGCGGCAACGCTTTCGTGTCCGAGGACGGCGGCCGCAACTGGCGGCCGGTGACGGGGCTGGGTGAGGCTTCCATTACCGCCATCCGGACCGAGCCGGACGGCAGCTTCCTCATCGGGGACCAGGCCGGAGCCTTGTGGCGCCTCGCCGCCGAGGGAACGCGCGCCGAGCGTCTGCCGGCGCCGGTATTGCCGCCGGTGACCGACCTTGCCCGCACACCCGATGGCGCGGTCGTCGTCAGCAGTGTGGCGGGCGTGATCCGGCTGGGCGATACGACGGGAGAGCGCACGAAATGA
- a CDS encoding RND family transporter has translation MMHSATAPSGADGVVGFDRHSGSLVERLLFNNRLIVIAVCALLTAVLGWQATRLQFNASYEKTIPAHHPYVLDFQKHAADLKGLGNAVRIAVEHVDGSIYDPTYLAELRKISDELFLVPGVERQHMKSLWTPNTRWLGVTEEGLEGGPVIPDGYDGSAASLAQLRANVARSGEIGQIVASDERSTVIHVPLLGTLPDGRPFNYAEFAERVEQLRGTHESAQIRLHITGFAKVVGDLIEGLRQILAFFAAAIAIATAIVYWYTRCVRSTLLVVVSSLIAVVWQLGLLPALGFVLDPYSILVPFLVFAIGMSHGAQKMNGIMQDVGRGMHKYVAARFTFRRLFLAGLTALLADAVGFAVLLVIDIQVIRELAIAASIGVGVLIFTNLILLPILLSYTGVSRSAAERSLSAERAAECGQRQALWRFLDRFTARPWATVAIGAAFALAIGGGIASQWLKIGDLDPGAPELRPDSRYNRDVAFMNAAYGASSDVFAVMVETPDGACTAYDALMRLEALEWSLRQLPGVEATNSMAQLSRRVVVGMSEGNPKWDDLVANQEMLNTAASYAPRGLYNDRCSLLTLYLYLADHKADTLSAVARHVEAFAAENDSEAARFVLAAGSAGIEAATNAVVRDAWRTMLFLVYGAVVLLCFITFRSWRAVVVAVLPLMLTSVLAEALMVALGMGVKVATLPVIALGVGIGVDYALYILSVTLASLRAGNSLSDAYYRALLFTGKVVMLTGVTLAVGVFTWAWSPIKFQADMGILLTFMFLWNMLGALILIPALATFLLPQTRISTQQLGAANAAPKTSAEPANPSCRVMAQRI, from the coding sequence ATGATGCATTCCGCCACGGCCCCGTCCGGGGCAGACGGCGTGGTCGGTTTCGACCGCCACTCCGGCTCGCTCGTCGAACGGCTGCTGTTCAACAACAGACTGATCGTCATCGCCGTCTGCGCCTTGCTCACCGCGGTGCTCGGCTGGCAGGCGACCCGGCTGCAGTTCAACGCGAGCTACGAGAAGACCATCCCGGCGCATCACCCCTACGTCCTTGATTTCCAGAAGCACGCCGCGGATCTGAAGGGGCTGGGCAATGCGGTCCGGATTGCAGTCGAACACGTGGATGGTTCGATCTACGACCCGACTTATCTGGCCGAACTGCGCAAGATCAGCGACGAGCTCTTCCTCGTTCCCGGGGTCGAGCGTCAGCACATGAAATCGCTGTGGACGCCGAATACACGCTGGCTGGGCGTGACGGAGGAGGGGCTCGAAGGCGGGCCGGTGATCCCCGACGGATACGACGGTTCCGCGGCGAGCCTCGCGCAACTGCGCGCCAATGTGGCGCGCTCCGGCGAGATCGGCCAGATCGTGGCCAGCGATGAGCGTTCCACCGTGATCCATGTGCCGTTGCTGGGCACGCTGCCCGACGGCCGTCCGTTCAACTACGCGGAGTTTGCCGAGCGCGTGGAACAGTTGCGGGGGACGCACGAGTCTGCGCAGATCAGGCTGCACATCACCGGCTTCGCCAAGGTCGTCGGCGACCTGATCGAGGGCCTGCGGCAGATCCTGGCCTTCTTCGCCGCAGCCATCGCGATCGCCACCGCCATCGTGTACTGGTACACCCGCTGCGTGCGCAGCACCTTGCTGGTGGTCGTCAGCTCCTTGATCGCGGTCGTCTGGCAGCTCGGCTTGCTGCCGGCGCTGGGCTTCGTACTCGATCCGTATTCGATCCTGGTGCCCTTCCTCGTTTTCGCCATTGGCATGAGCCACGGTGCGCAGAAGATGAACGGCATCATGCAGGACGTCGGCCGCGGCATGCACAAGTACGTCGCAGCGCGCTTCACCTTCCGTCGCCTGTTCCTCGCCGGCCTCACCGCCTTGCTGGCGGATGCGGTGGGCTTCGCGGTCCTGCTCGTCATCGACATCCAGGTGATCCGGGAGCTGGCGATCGCCGCCTCGATCGGCGTCGGCGTGCTGATCTTCACCAACCTGATCCTGCTGCCCATCCTGTTGTCCTACACGGGGGTGTCGCGCTCTGCCGCCGAGCGGAGCCTGAGTGCCGAGCGAGCTGCGGAGTGCGGGCAGCGGCAGGCGTTGTGGCGCTTTCTGGATCGCTTCACCGCCCGCCCGTGGGCGACGGTTGCGATCGGCGCCGCGTTCGCGCTGGCGATCGGCGGCGGTATCGCCAGCCAGTGGCTAAAGATTGGCGACCTCGATCCCGGTGCGCCCGAGTTGCGTCCCGACAGCCGCTACAACCGCGACGTGGCTTTCATGAACGCGGCCTACGGAGCCAGCAGCGACGTGTTCGCCGTGATGGTGGAGACCCCGGATGGCGCCTGCACCGCCTACGACGCGCTGATGCGGCTGGAGGCGCTGGAGTGGTCGCTGCGTCAGCTGCCCGGCGTGGAGGCGACCAACAGCATGGCGCAGCTTTCCCGTCGTGTGGTCGTCGGCATGAGCGAGGGCAACCCAAAGTGGGACGATCTGGTCGCCAACCAGGAGATGCTCAACACCGCGGCGAGTTACGCGCCGCGCGGGCTCTACAACGATCGTTGCAGCCTGCTCACGCTCTACCTGTATCTGGCCGATCACAAGGCCGACACGCTGTCGGCAGTGGCCCGTCATGTCGAAGCCTTCGCCGCAGAGAACGACAGCGAGGCGGCGCGTTTCGTCCTCGCCGCCGGTAGCGCCGGGATCGAGGCGGCGACCAACGCGGTGGTGCGGGATGCCTGGCGAACCATGCTGTTCCTGGTCTATGGCGCCGTGGTGTTGCTGTGTTTCATCACCTTCCGTTCGTGGCGCGCGGTGGTGGTGGCGGTGCTGCCGCTGATGCTGACCTCGGTACTGGCCGAGGCCTTGATGGTCGCGCTGGGCATGGGCGTGAAGGTGGCAACGCTGCCCGTGATCGCGCTCGGGGTCGGTATCGGCGTGGATTACGCGCTCTACATCCTCAGCGTCACGCTCGCGAGCCTGCGCGCTGGCAACAGCCTGTCGGACGCCTATTACCGGGCGCTGCTATTCACCGGCAAGGTGGTGATGCTGACCGGGGTGACCCTGGCCGTCGGCGTCTTTACCTGGGCGTGGTCGCCGATCAAGTTCCAGGCCGACATGGGCATCCTGCTCACCTTCATGTTCCTGTGGAACATGCTCGGCGCGCTGATCCTGATTCCGGCATTGGCCACCTTCCTGCTGCCGCAGACGCGGATATCGACGCAACAGCTTGGCGCTGCGAACGCGGCGCCGAAGACTTCGGCCGAACCCGCAAACCCGTCGTGTCGGGTCATGGCACAACGCATCTAG
- a CDS encoding universal stress protein — protein sequence MYKHILVPVDDSILSVHTVSHAVEFARSVGARLTFFHAVADYAGSGDGALMHVIDPAVFRAHMVGRARAVLQKAELAARIGQVPSAARHLVSDRPYEAILQAAKTQGCDLVFMASHGRQGLSRLMIGSQTLKVLAEASVPVLVDTSESRAARPAMTRALGIIQDEHRTLGVVLHQLQALLQEMSRGGAVPDFPLLRTFLTYLQEFPLRLHHPKEDGYLFRLLKQRSAEAEPLLAKLERQHQEESDRVSRLVAALDAWEAGPATGVARFANESRDYLEFVWNHLALEEREVLPLAMAALEERDWEEVADAFGENGDPRFDPTRDEHFREGIWRLLSGLPETGNESVHSLSAA from the coding sequence ATGTACAAGCACATCCTGGTTCCGGTCGACGATTCGATCCTTTCGGTTCATACCGTCAGCCATGCGGTGGAATTCGCTCGCAGCGTCGGTGCCCGTCTGACCTTCTTTCACGCAGTGGCCGACTATGCGGGCTCCGGCGATGGCGCGCTGATGCACGTCATCGATCCGGCAGTGTTCAGGGCGCATATGGTGGGTCGTGCCCGGGCGGTGCTGCAAAAAGCCGAATTGGCGGCCCGTATCGGACAGGTGCCGTCGGCAGCCCGTCACCTGGTCAGCGACCGGCCGTATGAGGCCATCCTGCAAGCGGCGAAGACGCAGGGCTGCGACCTCGTCTTCATGGCTTCGCACGGCCGGCAGGGCTTGAGCCGTCTCATGATCGGCTCGCAGACGCTCAAGGTGCTGGCGGAAGCGAGCGTGCCGGTGCTGGTCGATACCAGCGAGAGCCGCGCGGCCCGGCCGGCGATGACCCGGGCCCTGGGCATCATCCAGGACGAGCATCGCACCCTGGGCGTCGTGCTGCATCAGTTGCAGGCGCTGCTGCAGGAGATGTCCCGCGGCGGCGCGGTGCCGGATTTCCCCCTGCTGCGCACCTTCCTGACCTATCTGCAGGAGTTTCCCCTGCGGCTGCACCATCCCAAGGAGGATGGCTACCTGTTCAGGCTGTTGAAGCAGCGCAGCGCGGAAGCGGAACCCTTGCTCGCGAAGCTCGAACGGCAGCACCAGGAAGAGTCGGATCGGGTCTCCCGTCTCGTGGCCGCGCTGGACGCCTGGGAGGCGGGCCCGGCGACCGGTGTGGCGCGCTTTGCGAACGAGAGCCGCGACTACCTCGAATTCGTATGGAACCACCTCGCGCTCGAAGAGCGGGAGGTCCTGCCGCTTGCAATGGCCGCGCTCGAGGAGCGCGACTGGGAGGAGGTCGCCGACGCGTTCGGCGAGAACGGTGACCCGCGATTCGACCCGACACGGGACGAGCACTTCCGCGAAGGAATCTGGCGGCTGCTCTCCGGCCTGCCTGAAACCGGAAACGAGAGCGTACACAGCTTATCCGCCGCTTGA
- a CDS encoding VOC family protein, translating to MSVIHVEDMAYVRYQAPDLDKMEAFLTDFGLQRVKRNDHALYMRACGTAPVVHITEKGESANLGIGLRARSEADLFRLAEHTGLPVESNTEPGGGKLVRLQDPDGLRVDVLHGQSPVEPVAVRDPIEVNPAVARRRFGKVVRVPRGPSHVMRCGHVALLVADFRKSLAFYGDLLGLRPSDTYYAGSPENTIAAFMHCSLGETYTDHHTLALITASDGVGRFDHSAFEVLDLDDLMRGNEHLAGKGHAHSWGIGRHVQGSQLFDYWRDPFGHKIEHWTDGDLVNDATPVGNAAISGDELSQWAPALQPEFFK from the coding sequence ATGTCGGTGATTCACGTCGAGGACATGGCCTATGTCCGCTACCAGGCCCCCGATCTGGACAAGATGGAGGCGTTCCTGACGGATTTCGGCCTGCAAAGGGTGAAGCGCAACGACCACGCCCTGTACATGCGGGCCTGCGGAACGGCGCCGGTGGTGCATATCACCGAGAAGGGCGAATCCGCCAATCTGGGTATCGGCCTGCGGGCGAGGTCCGAGGCCGACCTGTTCCGGCTGGCGGAGCACACCGGCCTGCCGGTGGAGAGCAACACGGAGCCTGGGGGTGGCAAGCTGGTGCGCCTGCAGGATCCGGATGGCCTGCGGGTAGACGTGCTCCATGGGCAGTCGCCGGTTGAGCCGGTGGCGGTTCGCGACCCGATCGAAGTCAATCCGGCTGTCGCCCGCCGACGCTTCGGCAAAGTCGTCCGCGTTCCGCGCGGGCCGTCCCACGTCATGCGTTGCGGCCACGTCGCCCTGCTGGTGGCGGATTTCCGCAAGAGCCTGGCGTTCTATGGCGATCTGCTCGGCCTGCGGCCTTCGGATACCTACTACGCCGGCAGTCCGGAAAACACCATAGCCGCCTTCATGCACTGCAGCCTTGGGGAGACTTACACCGACCATCACACCCTGGCGCTGATCACCGCGAGTGACGGCGTCGGCCGTTTCGATCATTCCGCGTTCGAGGTCCTCGACCTGGACGACCTGATGCGCGGTAACGAGCATCTGGCGGGTAAGGGCCATGCCCACTCCTGGGGTATCGGCCGCCATGTCCAGGGCAGCCAGTTGTTCGACTACTGGCGGGACCCCTTCGGCCACAAGATCGAACACTGGACCGACGGCGATCTGGTGAACGACGCCACGCCGGTCGGCAACGCGGCCATCAGCGGTGACGAACTGTCGCAATGGGCGCCCGCGCTGCAGCCGGAATTCTTCAAATAA
- a CDS encoding fumarylacetoacetate hydrolase family protein codes for MKLARYTYNGNTSIGIVVGDRIHDIPAALPQLPHSIKALLAGGPAMLDQIRVTLPGGRGGIPLAEVRLEAPIPDPDKFLAIGMNYHDHADEARRAGIPIPSTQLWFNKQVSCINGPYDPVVQPRVSERLDYEAELGVVIGKRCRYVSEADARSVVAGYFVCNDVTARDWQQASPTFTLGKSFDTHGPIGPWIVTDDEIEDPHALEMRLSVNGEPRQKAITGGMIYNIWQQIHHLSQVMTLEPGDLIATGTCANVGIALGKFLRPGDVVRVEIDRLGHIENPIVADIPA; via the coding sequence ATGAAACTCGCTCGATACACCTATAACGGCAACACCTCCATCGGTATCGTCGTTGGCGACCGCATCCACGACATTCCGGCGGCCTTGCCGCAATTGCCGCACAGCATCAAGGCGCTGCTCGCCGGTGGTCCCGCCATGCTGGATCAGATCCGGGTCACGCTGCCCGGCGGGCGCGGCGGCATTCCGCTGGCCGAGGTCAGGCTGGAGGCGCCGATTCCCGACCCCGACAAGTTCCTCGCCATCGGCATGAACTATCACGATCACGCCGATGAGGCGCGGCGCGCCGGCATTCCCATCCCGAGTACTCAACTCTGGTTCAACAAACAGGTGAGTTGCATCAACGGTCCCTACGACCCGGTGGTGCAGCCGCGGGTGTCGGAGCGCCTGGACTACGAGGCCGAACTCGGTGTGGTGATCGGCAAGCGCTGCCGTTACGTGAGCGAGGCCGATGCGCGCAGCGTGGTCGCCGGCTACTTCGTCTGCAACGACGTGACGGCGCGCGACTGGCAGCAGGCCAGCCCGACCTTTACCCTGGGCAAATCCTTCGACACCCATGGTCCGATCGGGCCGTGGATCGTCACCGACGACGAAATCGAGGATCCTCACGCACTGGAAATGCGCCTCTCGGTGAATGGCGAACCGCGTCAGAAGGCGATCACTGGGGGGATGATCTACAACATCTGGCAGCAGATCCATCACCTGTCGCAGGTGATGACGCTGGAGCCGGGCGACCTGATCGCCACCGGAACGTGCGCGAACGTCGGCATCGCGCTCGGCAAGTTCCTGCGCCCGGGGGATGTGGTGCGTGTCGAGATCGACAGGCTCGGCCACATCGAGAACCCGATCGTCGCCGATATCCCGGCCTGA